One Choloepus didactylus isolate mChoDid1 chromosome 8, mChoDid1.pri, whole genome shotgun sequence DNA window includes the following coding sequences:
- the ATP6V1E1 gene encoding V-type proton ATPase subunit E 1: protein MALSDADVQKQIKHMMAFIEQEANEKAEEIDAKAEEEFNIEKGRLVQTQRLKIMEYYEKKEKQIEQQKKIKMSNLMNQARLKVLRARDDLITDLLNEAKQRLSKVGKDTTRYQVLLDGLVLQGLYQLLEPRMIIRCRKQDFPLVKAAVQKAIPMYKIATKKDVDVQIDQEAYLPEDIAGGVEVYSGDRKIKVSNTLESRLDLIAQQMMPEVRGALFGANANRKFLD from the exons ATGGCCCTCAGCGATGCTGACGTGCAAAAGCAG ATTAAACACATGATGGCTTTCATTGAACAGGAAGCTAAtgagaaagcagaagaaatagaTGCAAAG GCAGAAGAAGAGTTTAACATTGAGAAAGGTCGTCTTGTGCAAACCCAAAGACTGAAGATTATGGAATActatgagaagaaagaaaagcagattgAACAGCAAAAGAAGAT TAAGATGTCCAATTTGATGAATCAAGCAAGGCTCAAAGTCCTCAGAGCTAGAGATGACCTTATCACA GACCTACTAAATGAAGCAAAGCAGAGACTCAGCAAGGTGGGAAAAGATACAACCAGGTACCAAGTGCTGCTGGATGGACTGGTCCTCCAG GGTTTGTACCAGTTGCTGGAGCCCCGAATGATTATTCGTTGCAGGAAACAGGATTTCCCTCTGGTAAAG GCGGCGGTGCAAAAAGCGATTCCTATGTACAAAATTGCCACCAAAAAAGATGTTGATGTCCAAATTGATCAGGAGGCCTACCTACCTGAGGATAT AGCTGGTGGCGTTGAGGTCTATAGTGGAGATCGTAAAATAAAGGTTTCTAATACTCTAGAAAGCCGGCTGGATCTCATAGCCCAGCAG